A stretch of Myxococcus hansupus DNA encodes these proteins:
- a CDS encoding non-ribosomal peptide synthetase — protein MHESPRTLLEVLTHRAFGEAAHRKQYVFLGDAEGEEGALSARALHEQAARIGALLQSQGAQGQRVLLLYPPGLDYVAGFFGCLYAGAVAVPAYPPDPMRLERTLPRLRAIIEDAQATVVLTTSGILSLADFVFEQAPDFRALNWLATDDLPAEGAASWRDPGVGPDSLAFLQYTSGSTGTPKGVMLSHANLLHNLGLITGAFQTGPASSGVIWLPPYHDMGLIGGILQPLFTGFPVTLMSPMSFLQRPMRWLEAVSRYRATVSGGPNFAFELCARRATPEDVQALDLSSWDVAFCGAEPIRAATLDRFAEVFAPSGFRREAFYPCYGLAEGTLIVTGEQKGRVPRAHVLDAAALSRGQAVHAAAGTEGARTHIGCGTTLAEQRLLIVDPESRVPRAAGQVGEIWVSGGSVAQGYWRKPEDSEALFHAVPVGAEDGPKYLRTGDLGLLLEDGQLLVTGRRKDLIILRGRNLYPQDVESVVERAHRKVRPGCVAAFSIETPDGEALAVVAEVARDLAEGSDASALGAVADTLRQAIVAEFQVQPHTLALLPPGAVMKTSSGKIQRFACREALTSGTLATVWRSGTGGKSGPAVSPAPVIQPALSREAVEAALREELVAVLGSEAVGHDAGTPLTLLGLDSLGAADLQGRLEKRLGVRVSIAALLQDLSLRTLVETVSAESPGRRLPALQRRPDGAGLATASFAQQRLWFLLQLDPAWTSNQLPVGLSLRGAIDVSALERALSEVLRRHDALRTTFVSRDGELLQRVSPPAPVSLPCLDFNGLTGEARQATLEAQAVLDARRPMDLESGPLVRCSLLRFGPEEHVLLAVMHHLVVDGTSVALFVRELAALYGAFTEGTPSPLPEPAFQYGDFAAWQRAHFTPQALSTELTWWRETLAGAPQLLALPTDRPRPQRLSVHGARRVRLLPASLVARLHALGRREGATPFMGVLSALSTVLHRWSGQSDFVVGTVIAGRDAAGTRELMGDCTNFVPLRVRLPRGATVTDVLAEVKSRTLGALAHGHVPFEQVLAAVQQPGAERRELYNVGFILDDYAWPRGLSARGALTLDVSLVDNHTAELDMTFEATHRPEGLLIGCKYSADLFDAETADRLLAQLERMVRGMVEAPGALLSELPMMTAEDRHQVLEAFQGRREEYPAGETLHGLVEAQVERTPDAVAVTFESEHVTYRELEARANQVAHQLRGMGVGVESLVGVCLERSVDMVVALLGVLKAGAAYVPLDPAYPRERLTGMLEDSGATVLLTHERHQGVLAASLAQVVLLDAQRDEVSRLPVTRPSVAQAGPEALAYVIFTSGSTGRPKGAMNAHGAIANRLRWMQQEYGLGGEDVVLQKTPFSFDVSVWEFFWPLSVGARLVVARPGGHQEPAYLAKVVKEERVSTLHFVPSMLRAFLEEPGLEGLGALRRVVCSGEALDAELVKKAYARLPEAVEVHNLYGPTEAAVDVSYWPCPRDAQLARIPIGRPVANTVLYVLDGHGQPTPVGIPGELHIGGVQVGRGYRQRPELTAERFIPDAFSGTPGARLYRTGDVARWLPDGKLEYLGRADFQVKLRGFRIELGEVEAALHTHRAVRESVVMAREDSPGDTRLVAYVVLDEKAPVEAGDPSSQWKAIYDEAYARDASEDVDPTFDIIGWDDSYTGAPIPAEQMREWVDTTVSQILALRPKRVLELGCGTGLLLYRLAPHCEAYWGVDFARPALDRIERQRERMGGALDSVHLLHRSAEDFAGLEPGTFDTVVLNSVIQTFSSVDFLLNVLRGAVGVLKPGGRVFLGDVRSLELLEAFRASVRLHRTAPQVSTSQLAYRIQRDILADKELVLSPAFFTTLPQIIPGIARVEVLPKHGGYDNELSRFRYEVILHVGTPDGSSVQWPRPDWVDGSGLTLDTLRERLATRPEQLAVRQLPNARVVEHTRLVELLAAAVRPPTVAGLREVLRDDAGTRGVEPEALYSLGAEAGYEVRVSWAAAHRDGAMDVVFARPGTAATWDLTPLSASARTSLEGLASDPLRGARSARAVAQLRNALAESLPAHMVPSAFVVLPSLPLSPSGKVDRGALPAPEAERLGAEDGFVTPRNPTEETVARVFGEILGQARVGAKDDFFALGGHSLLATQVVSRIRAAFDVELSLRDFFDAPTVSSLAERLGAASAPSHLPPLAPAKVEGPMPLSFAQQRLWFLDQLQPGQALYVIPAALRLSGTLDLDALHSAMTELVRRHASLRTTFQAEGGEARQVIHPPTAVSLEVVDLSGLQGEAQREAEAVKRATEDAQRPFDLARGPLLRVTLLKLETSEHVLLVCMHHIISDGWSMGVLVREVASLYESFCGGKPAPLPELPVQYADYAVWQREWMQGETLKRQLDWWRQQLAGAPHALELPTDKPRPAVLSHHGASVPVHLPLALSEAVEVLAQREGATPFMVLLAAFQTVLARHSGQEDVLVGSPIAGRRHAQTEGLIGFFVNTLVLRARLSPGLSFRQLLAQVRDTTLGAYEHQDLPFERLVEELQPARDLSRTPLFQTLFTVQNAPLPALDLPGLTARPAEVQDTGVALFELSLDLARATEGFTGTLNFNTDLFVAGTAQRLFAHFQQLLTGIVAQPDARIAELPMMAASERQRLLEAWQGPIEALPDDARIHALFEAQAARTPDAVAVVDGARTVTYRELDAHANGLAWRLREAGVGVESRVAVCVDRSVELLAALLGVLKAGGAYVPLDAEYPAERLGFMLEDSGAQVVMARAALRARLGDAPGRVWLDVDARSVEEKRAAPAVSVPAGAAAYALYTSGSTGRPKGVVVAHQSLVNFTRSAWTAFPVEPGDRVLQFASISWDTSAEEIYPCLTRGGTLVLRTPDMLDVPGVFLAKCEAAGVTQLNLPTAFWHDVTASLDAGTACLPSNLKWVVIGGERAAAERVAQWRRSVGTRVPLLNTYGLTEVTAVATAVDLSTEPHVATREVTIGRALTNVRLYVLDREQAPVPVGVPGELFIGGSGVARGYHGRPELTAERFVPSPFGVGERLYRTGDLARWREDGCLEYLGRGDAQVKVRGIRIEPGEIEAALRAHASVHDAVVMAREDVSGDTRLVAYVVPRPERSSALPMDVAALREHLRRDLPEYMVPAAFVSLEALPLTPSGKVDRRALPAPEASDLSGGKDAEPPVTPTEARLVEIWKELLRTPGVGRRDNFFELGGHSLLATRVVARIREAFDVELSLRAFFESPTVAALAERLRGDTVGPQLPPLTRAPREGLVPPSFAQQRLWFLDQLQPGGSEYNMSAALRLSGTLDLDALHGVMTELVRRHESLRTTFRDENGEARQVIHPPTAVSLEVVDLSGLQGEAQREAEAVKRATEDAQRPFDLARGPLLRVTLLKLETSEHVLLVCMHHIISDGWSMGVLVREVASLYESFCGGKPAPLPELPVQYADYAVWQREWMQGETLKRQLDWWRQRLAGAPHALELPTDKPRPAVLSHHGASVPVHLPLALSEAVEALAQREGATPFMVLLAAFQCVLARHSGQEDVLVGSPIAGRRHAQTEGLIGFFVNTLVLRARLSPGLSFRQLLAQVRDTTLGAYEHQDLPFERLVEELQPARDLGRGPLFQVLFALQNAPDSELSLPELTIRTLEPTHAVTKFELELSLTRAPDGFRGDLIFSTELFEPARVERLIAHMALVLDAAVASPDRATSTLPLHTELERQRLLVEWSGAGGQRPRRTSGWGRTRHDSAP, from the coding sequence ATGCACGAGTCACCGCGAACCCTTCTCGAGGTCCTCACTCACCGCGCCTTTGGAGAGGCGGCGCACCGGAAACAGTACGTCTTCCTCGGTGACGCTGAAGGTGAAGAGGGCGCGCTCAGCGCGAGGGCGTTGCATGAACAGGCGGCGCGAATCGGCGCGTTGCTGCAATCCCAGGGAGCGCAGGGGCAGCGTGTGTTGCTGCTCTATCCACCCGGTCTGGATTACGTCGCGGGCTTCTTCGGGTGCCTCTATGCCGGCGCGGTGGCGGTGCCCGCGTATCCCCCGGACCCGATGCGGCTGGAGCGCACCCTGCCCCGCCTGCGCGCCATCATCGAGGACGCCCAGGCCACGGTGGTGCTCACCACCTCCGGCATCCTGTCGCTGGCGGACTTCGTCTTCGAACAGGCCCCGGACTTCCGGGCGCTGAACTGGCTGGCCACGGATGACCTGCCCGCGGAGGGCGCCGCGTCCTGGCGCGATCCGGGCGTGGGCCCGGATTCGCTGGCCTTCCTGCAATACACCTCCGGCTCCACGGGCACGCCCAAGGGGGTGATGCTCAGCCACGCGAACCTGCTCCACAACCTGGGGCTCATCACGGGCGCCTTCCAGACGGGGCCCGCGAGCTCCGGCGTCATTTGGCTGCCGCCGTACCATGACATGGGGCTCATCGGCGGCATCCTCCAGCCGCTGTTCACCGGCTTCCCGGTGACGCTCATGTCGCCCATGTCCTTCCTCCAGCGGCCCATGCGCTGGCTGGAGGCCGTGTCGCGGTACCGGGCCACCGTCAGCGGCGGGCCCAACTTCGCCTTCGAGCTGTGCGCGCGCCGGGCCACGCCCGAGGACGTCCAGGCGCTCGACCTGAGTTCATGGGACGTGGCCTTCTGTGGCGCGGAGCCGATTCGCGCCGCCACGCTGGACCGCTTCGCGGAGGTGTTCGCACCGAGCGGCTTCCGTCGCGAAGCCTTCTACCCGTGCTACGGCCTGGCCGAGGGCACGCTCATCGTCACCGGTGAGCAGAAGGGCCGCGTGCCGCGCGCGCACGTGCTCGATGCCGCCGCGCTGAGCCGGGGTCAGGCGGTTCATGCCGCCGCTGGGACGGAGGGCGCCCGGACGCATATCGGCTGCGGCACCACGTTGGCGGAGCAGCGCCTGCTCATCGTGGACCCGGAGTCGCGGGTGCCGCGCGCCGCGGGCCAGGTGGGCGAAATCTGGGTGTCGGGCGGGAGCGTCGCGCAGGGGTACTGGCGCAAGCCCGAGGACAGCGAGGCCCTCTTTCACGCCGTCCCCGTGGGCGCGGAGGACGGTCCGAAGTACCTGCGCACCGGGGACCTGGGGCTGCTCCTGGAGGACGGACAGCTCCTCGTCACGGGGCGGCGCAAGGACCTCATCATCCTGCGCGGCCGGAACCTCTATCCGCAGGACGTGGAGAGCGTCGTCGAGCGGGCCCACCGCAAGGTTCGGCCCGGCTGCGTCGCCGCGTTCTCCATCGAGACGCCGGACGGTGAGGCGCTCGCGGTGGTCGCGGAGGTCGCGCGAGATCTGGCCGAAGGTTCGGATGCCTCGGCGCTGGGGGCCGTGGCGGACACGCTCCGGCAGGCCATCGTCGCGGAGTTCCAGGTGCAGCCGCACACGTTGGCGCTCTTGCCGCCGGGCGCGGTGATGAAGACGTCGAGCGGGAAGATTCAGCGCTTCGCCTGCCGGGAGGCGCTGACGTCCGGCACGCTGGCCACGGTGTGGCGGAGCGGGACGGGGGGGAAGTCGGGCCCGGCGGTCTCCCCTGCTCCCGTCATCCAACCGGCGCTCTCCCGGGAGGCCGTGGAAGCGGCGCTGCGTGAGGAACTGGTGGCCGTCCTGGGCAGCGAGGCCGTGGGCCACGACGCGGGGACGCCGTTGACGCTGCTGGGGTTGGACTCGCTGGGCGCGGCGGACCTTCAGGGCCGTTTGGAGAAGCGGCTGGGCGTGCGCGTCTCCATCGCGGCGCTGCTTCAGGACTTGAGCCTGCGGACGCTGGTAGAGACGGTGTCCGCCGAGAGCCCCGGGCGGCGGTTGCCCGCGCTTCAGCGCCGGCCGGACGGTGCGGGCCTGGCCACCGCGTCATTCGCGCAGCAGCGGCTGTGGTTCCTCCTTCAGTTGGACCCGGCGTGGACGTCGAACCAGCTCCCTGTGGGGTTGTCGCTGCGTGGCGCGATCGACGTGTCCGCGCTGGAACGGGCGCTGTCGGAGGTGCTGCGCCGCCATGACGCCCTTCGCACCACCTTCGTGTCGCGCGATGGCGAGCTGCTGCAACGGGTGTCGCCCCCGGCCCCCGTGTCCCTGCCGTGCCTGGACTTCAACGGGCTGACGGGTGAGGCGCGGCAGGCCACGCTCGAAGCGCAAGCCGTGCTGGATGCGCGGCGGCCCATGGACCTGGAGTCGGGGCCGCTGGTCCGGTGCTCCCTGCTGCGCTTCGGGCCGGAGGAGCACGTCCTGCTGGCCGTCATGCACCACCTGGTGGTGGATGGCACGTCCGTGGCGCTGTTCGTCCGGGAGCTGGCCGCGCTGTATGGCGCGTTCACGGAAGGCACGCCGTCACCGCTCCCCGAGCCCGCGTTCCAGTACGGAGACTTCGCCGCCTGGCAGCGCGCCCACTTCACGCCCCAGGCCCTCTCGACAGAGCTCACGTGGTGGCGGGAGACGCTCGCCGGTGCGCCACAGTTGCTGGCGCTGCCCACCGACAGGCCTCGGCCTCAGCGACTCTCCGTGCATGGGGCGCGCAGGGTTCGGCTGTTGCCTGCGTCGCTGGTGGCGAGGTTGCACGCCTTGGGACGGCGTGAGGGCGCCACGCCTTTCATGGGCGTGCTGTCCGCGCTGTCCACGGTGCTGCACCGGTGGAGCGGTCAGTCCGACTTCGTCGTTGGAACGGTCATCGCGGGACGCGACGCCGCGGGGACTCGCGAGTTGATGGGTGACTGCACCAACTTCGTTCCGTTGCGCGTGCGCCTGCCTCGAGGGGCGACCGTGACGGACGTGCTCGCGGAGGTGAAGTCTCGCACGCTGGGCGCGTTGGCCCACGGGCATGTGCCCTTCGAGCAGGTGCTCGCGGCCGTGCAGCAACCCGGCGCGGAGCGGCGCGAACTGTACAACGTGGGCTTCATCCTCGACGACTACGCGTGGCCCCGGGGGCTGTCCGCTCGTGGAGCGCTGACGCTCGACGTGTCGCTGGTGGACAACCACACCGCGGAGTTGGACATGACCTTCGAGGCGACGCATCGCCCCGAGGGCTTGCTCATCGGCTGCAAGTACTCCGCGGACCTCTTCGACGCGGAGACTGCGGATCGGCTGCTCGCCCAGCTTGAGCGAATGGTTCGCGGCATGGTGGAGGCGCCCGGAGCGCTCCTGTCCGAGCTGCCGATGATGACAGCCGAGGACCGCCATCAGGTGCTGGAGGCGTTCCAGGGACGGCGTGAGGAGTACCCGGCCGGGGAGACGCTGCACGGGCTGGTGGAGGCACAGGTCGAGCGGACGCCGGATGCGGTGGCGGTGACGTTCGAGTCGGAGCACGTGACGTACCGGGAGCTGGAGGCCCGGGCGAACCAGGTGGCGCACCAGCTCCGTGGGATGGGGGTCGGCGTCGAGTCGCTGGTGGGCGTGTGCCTGGAGCGCTCGGTGGACATGGTGGTGGCGCTGCTGGGCGTGTTGAAGGCGGGAGCGGCGTACGTGCCGTTGGATCCGGCGTACCCGCGAGAGCGGCTCACGGGGATGTTGGAGGACAGCGGCGCGACGGTGCTGCTGACGCATGAGCGGCACCAGGGCGTGTTGGCTGCGTCCCTGGCGCAGGTGGTGCTGCTGGACGCACAGCGGGACGAGGTGTCGCGACTCCCAGTGACGCGGCCGTCCGTGGCGCAGGCGGGCCCGGAGGCACTGGCGTACGTCATCTTCACGTCGGGCAGCACGGGCCGCCCCAAGGGCGCGATGAATGCGCACGGAGCCATCGCCAACCGGCTGAGGTGGATGCAGCAGGAGTACGGGTTGGGCGGCGAGGACGTGGTGCTGCAGAAGACGCCCTTCAGCTTCGACGTGTCGGTGTGGGAGTTCTTCTGGCCGCTGTCGGTGGGCGCGAGGCTGGTGGTGGCCCGTCCCGGAGGCCACCAGGAGCCGGCGTACCTGGCGAAGGTGGTGAAGGAGGAGCGCGTCAGCACGCTGCACTTCGTGCCCTCCATGCTGCGCGCCTTCCTGGAGGAGCCCGGGCTGGAGGGACTGGGCGCCCTGCGCCGGGTGGTGTGCAGCGGCGAGGCGCTGGACGCGGAGTTGGTGAAGAAGGCGTACGCACGGCTGCCGGAGGCGGTGGAGGTCCACAACCTCTACGGACCGACGGAAGCGGCGGTGGACGTCAGTTACTGGCCCTGCCCCCGTGACGCCCAGTTGGCGCGGATTCCCATCGGCAGGCCGGTGGCGAACACGGTGCTGTACGTGCTGGACGGGCACGGGCAGCCGACGCCGGTGGGCATTCCGGGCGAGCTGCACATCGGCGGCGTGCAGGTGGGCCGCGGTTACCGGCAGCGTCCTGAGCTGACAGCGGAGCGCTTCATTCCGGACGCCTTCAGCGGCACGCCGGGTGCGCGCCTGTACCGCACCGGAGACGTGGCGCGGTGGTTGCCGGACGGAAAGTTGGAGTACCTGGGCCGAGCGGACTTCCAGGTGAAGCTGCGCGGCTTCCGCATCGAGCTGGGTGAAGTCGAGGCGGCGCTGCACACGCACCGTGCCGTTCGTGAATCGGTCGTGATGGCGCGGGAGGACTCGCCTGGAGATACGCGCCTCGTGGCGTATGTCGTCCTCGACGAAAAGGCGCCGGTGGAGGCCGGGGATCCGTCCTCGCAATGGAAGGCCATCTACGACGAGGCCTACGCCCGCGATGCCTCGGAGGACGTGGACCCGACGTTCGACATCATCGGCTGGGACGACAGCTACACCGGGGCGCCGATTCCCGCCGAGCAGATGCGCGAGTGGGTGGACACCACCGTTTCGCAGATCCTCGCGCTCCGGCCAAAGCGCGTGCTGGAGTTGGGCTGCGGCACGGGACTGTTGCTGTACCGCCTGGCGCCGCATTGCGAAGCGTACTGGGGCGTCGACTTCGCCCGGCCCGCGTTGGATCGCATCGAGCGTCAGCGGGAGCGGATGGGCGGGGCGCTCGACTCCGTCCACCTGCTGCACCGGAGCGCGGAGGATTTCGCTGGCCTGGAGCCGGGCACGTTCGACACCGTCGTCCTCAACTCGGTCATCCAGACCTTCTCCAGCGTGGACTTCTTGCTCAACGTGCTTCGGGGCGCCGTGGGCGTCCTGAAGCCAGGGGGCCGGGTGTTCCTGGGCGACGTGCGCAGTCTGGAGCTGCTGGAGGCGTTCCGGGCGTCGGTGCGACTGCATCGGACCGCGCCACAGGTCTCCACGTCCCAGCTCGCCTACCGCATCCAGCGCGACATCCTGGCGGACAAGGAGCTGGTCCTCTCCCCTGCCTTCTTCACCACGCTCCCCCAAATCATTCCTGGAATCGCGCGGGTGGAGGTGCTGCCCAAGCACGGTGGCTACGACAACGAACTGAGCCGCTTCCGCTACGAGGTCATCCTCCACGTTGGGACGCCGGACGGGTCGTCGGTTCAGTGGCCGCGCCCCGATTGGGTGGACGGCTCCGGCCTCACCTTGGACACCTTGCGCGAGCGTCTGGCCACACGGCCCGAACAGCTCGCCGTGCGCCAGCTCCCGAACGCGCGCGTGGTGGAGCACACCCGGCTCGTCGAGTTGCTCGCGGCGGCGGTTCGGCCACCCACGGTGGCGGGCCTCCGCGAGGTTCTGCGCGATGACGCTGGAACGCGCGGCGTGGAGCCCGAAGCGCTGTACTCGCTGGGGGCGGAGGCTGGCTACGAGGTGCGCGTGAGCTGGGCTGCCGCGCACCGGGATGGCGCCATGGACGTGGTGTTCGCGCGGCCCGGCACCGCGGCGACTTGGGACCTGACACCGCTGTCCGCGAGCGCGCGCACGTCCCTGGAGGGACTGGCGAGCGACCCGCTACGCGGTGCCCGGAGCGCTCGCGCGGTGGCACAGCTCCGGAATGCGCTGGCGGAGTCGCTGCCCGCGCACATGGTGCCGTCGGCCTTCGTGGTGCTCCCCTCGTTGCCACTGTCGCCCAGCGGCAAGGTGGACCGAGGTGCCCTCCCCGCCCCGGAAGCGGAGCGGCTCGGCGCCGAGGACGGCTTCGTCACGCCTCGGAATCCCACCGAGGAGACCGTGGCCCGTGTCTTCGGGGAGATCCTGGGGCAGGCCCGCGTGGGGGCGAAGGACGACTTCTTCGCGTTGGGTGGGCACTCCCTGCTGGCGACGCAGGTCGTGTCTCGCATCCGCGCGGCCTTCGATGTGGAGCTGAGCCTCCGCGACTTCTTCGATGCGCCCACGGTGTCCTCCCTCGCCGAGCGCTTGGGCGCGGCCAGCGCCCCGAGCCACCTGCCGCCGTTGGCCCCCGCCAAGGTGGAAGGACCGATGCCGCTGTCCTTCGCCCAGCAGCGGCTCTGGTTCCTGGACCAGCTCCAGCCCGGTCAGGCGCTCTATGTCATTCCGGCGGCGCTGCGGCTGTCGGGCACCCTGGACCTCGATGCGTTGCACAGCGCCATGACTGAGCTCGTGCGGCGGCATGCCTCGCTCCGCACGACCTTCCAGGCAGAGGGCGGCGAGGCGCGTCAGGTCATCCATCCGCCGACTGCCGTGTCGCTGGAGGTGGTGGACCTGTCAGGGCTTCAGGGAGAGGCCCAGCGGGAAGCGGAGGCCGTGAAGCGCGCCACCGAAGACGCCCAGCGCCCGTTCGATTTGGCCCGTGGCCCGCTGCTGAGAGTCACGCTGCTGAAGCTGGAGACGTCCGAGCACGTGCTGCTGGTGTGCATGCACCACATCATCTCGGACGGTTGGTCGATGGGCGTGCTGGTGAGGGAGGTGGCCTCGCTCTACGAGTCCTTCTGCGGAGGCAAGCCGGCGCCGCTGCCGGAGCTGCCGGTGCAGTACGCGGACTACGCGGTGTGGCAGCGGGAGTGGATGCAGGGCGAGACGCTGAAGCGGCAGCTCGACTGGTGGCGGCAGCAGTTGGCGGGAGCGCCGCACGCGCTGGAGTTGCCCACGGACAAGCCTCGCCCGGCGGTGTTGAGTCACCACGGTGCCTCCGTCCCGGTGCATCTGCCGTTGGCGTTGAGCGAGGCGGTGGAGGTGCTCGCGCAGCGAGAAGGGGCCACGCCCTTCATGGTGCTGCTGGCGGCGTTCCAAACCGTGCTGGCTCGTCACTCCGGGCAGGAGGACGTGCTGGTGGGCTCGCCCATCGCGGGCCGGCGTCATGCGCAGACGGAGGGCCTGATTGGCTTCTTCGTCAACACGCTGGTGCTGCGCGCGCGGCTGTCGCCGGGGCTGAGCTTCCGCCAGTTGTTGGCGCAAGTGCGCGACACCACCCTGGGCGCCTACGAGCACCAGGACCTGCCCTTTGAGCGGCTGGTGGAGGAACTCCAGCCCGCGCGCGACCTGAGCCGCACGCCGTTGTTCCAGACGCTCTTCACGGTCCAGAACGCTCCCCTGCCGGCGCTTGACCTCCCTGGTCTGACGGCTCGGCCCGCGGAGGTTCAGGACACCGGCGTGGCGTTGTTCGAGCTGAGCCTGGACCTGGCCCGCGCGACGGAAGGGTTCACGGGCACGCTCAACTTCAACACGGACCTGTTTGTCGCCGGCACGGCCCAGCGGCTCTTCGCGCACTTCCAGCAGCTCTTGACCGGCATCGTGGCGCAGCCGGATGCGCGCATCGCCGAGCTGCCGATGATGGCGGCCTCGGAACGACAGCGGTTGCTCGAGGCGTGGCAAGGCCCGATCGAGGCGCTTCCGGACGACGCTCGCATTCACGCCTTGTTCGAGGCTCAGGCCGCTCGAACCCCGGATGCGGTGGCGGTGGTGGATGGGGCCAGGACGGTGACGTACCGGGAGCTGGATGCGCACGCGAACGGGTTGGCCTGGCGTCTGCGCGAAGCAGGCGTGGGCGTGGAGTCGCGCGTCGCGGTGTGCGTGGATCGCTCGGTGGAGCTGCTGGCCGCGCTGCTCGGTGTGCTCAAGGCGGGCGGTGCCTACGTGCCGCTCGATGCGGAGTACCCGGCGGAGCGCCTGGGCTTCATGTTGGAGGACAGCGGTGCCCAGGTCGTCATGGCGCGCGCGGCGCTCCGTGCGCGATTGGGGGATGCACCGGGCCGCGTCTGGCTGGACGTGGATGCTCGGTCCGTGGAGGAAAAGCGCGCGGCCCCTGCTGTCTCGGTGCCCGCGGGTGCCGCGGCGTATGCGCTCTATACGTCGGGCTCGACGGGCCGGCCCAAGGGCGTGGTCGTCGCGCATCAGTCGTTGGTCAACTTCACGCGTTCGGCCTGGACGGCCTTCCCGGTGGAGCCCGGGGACCGGGTGCTCCAGTTCGCTTCCATCAGTTGGGACACCAGCGCGGAGGAAATCTACCCCTGCCTGACACGCGGCGGGACGCTGGTCCTCCGGACGCCGGACATGCTCGACGTCCCCGGCGTGTTCCTCGCGAAGTGCGAGGCGGCAGGCGTGACGCAGCTCAACCTGCCCACGGCGTTCTGGCATGACGTGACGGCGAGCCTCGATGCCGGAACGGCCTGCCTTCCTTCGAACCTGAAGTGGGTGGTCATCGGCGGCGAGCGTGCCGCCGCCGAACGCGTGGCGCAGTGGCGACGGAGCGTGGGCACTCGGGTCCCCTTGCTCAACACCTACGGCCTCACCGAGGTGACGGCCGTGGCCACCGCCGTGGACCTGTCCACCGAGCCCCACGTCGCCACGCGTGAGGTGACCATTGGCCGCGCACTGACGAACGTGCGGCTGTACGTGCTGGACCGTGAACAGGCGCCCGTTCCCGTGGGCGTGCCGGGGGAACTCTTCATCGGCGGCAGTGGCGTGGCGCGCGGCTATCACGGCAGGCCGGAGCTGACGGCGGAGCGCTTTGTGCCCTCCCCCTTCGGCGTAGGCGAGCGCCTGTACCGGACCGGAGACCTGGCTCGGTGGCGGGAAGACGGCTGCCTGGAGTACCTCGGTCGCGGCGATGCACAGGTGAAGGTCCGCGGCATCCGCATCGAGCCAGGGGAAATCGAAGCCGCGCTCCGCGCTCACGCCTCGGTTCACGACGCCGTGGTGATGGCGCGTGAGGACGTGTCCGGCGACACGCGACTGGTGGCCTATGTCGTGCCACGCCCCGAGCGGTCCTCGGCGCTTCCCATGGACGTGGCCGCGCTGCGAGAGCACCTTCGCCGCGACCTGCCCGAGTACATGGTTCCCGCCGCCTTCGTGTCCCTGGAGGCGTTGCCCCTGACGCCCAGTGGCAAGGTGGATCGCCGGGCCTTGCCCGCGCCCGAAGCCTCGGACCTGTCCGGTGGCAAGGATGCGGAGCCCCCCGTCACGCCCACCGAGGCGCGGCTCGTCGAGATCTGGAAGGAGCTGCTGCGCACCCCGGGGGTGGGCCGGCGGGACAACTTCTTCGAGCTGGGTGGGCATTCACTCCTGGCCACGCGAGTCGTCGCCCGTATCCGTGAAGCCTTCGATGTGGAGTTGAGCCTCCGCGCCTTCTTCGAATCGCCCACCGTGGCGGCGCTCGCGGAGCGCCTGCGGGGCGACACCGTGGGGCCTCAGCTTCCGCCCCTGACGCGTGCGCCAAGAGAGGGGTTGGTCCCGCCGTCCTTCGCCCAGCAGCGGCTCTGGTTCCTGGACCAGCTCCAGCCCGGTGGGTCTGAGTACAACATGTCCGCGGCGCTGCGGCTGTCGGGGACCCTGGACCTCGATGCGTTGCACGGCGTCATGACTGAGCTCGTGCGGCGGCATGAGTCGCTTCGAACCACGTTCCGCGATGAGAACGGTGAAGCGCGTCAGGTCATCCATCCACCGACTGCCGTGTCGCTGGAGGTGGTGGACCTGTCGGGGCTTCAGGGAGAAGCCCAGCGGGAAGCGGAGGCCGTGAAGCGCGCCACGGAAGACGCCCAGCGCCCGTTCGATTTGGCCCGTGGCCCGCTGCTGAGAGTCACGCTGCTGAAGCTGGAGACGTCCGAGCACGTGCTGCTGGTGTGCATGCACCACATCATCTCGGACGGCTGGTCGATGGGCGTGCTGGTGCGGGAGGTGGCCTCGCTCTACGAGTCCTTCTGCGGAGGCAAGCCGGCGCCGCTGCCGGAGCTGCCGGTGCAGTACGCGGACTACGCGGTGTGGCAGCGGGAGTGGATGCAGGGCGAGACGCTGAAGCGGCAGCTCGACTGGTGGCGGCAGCGGTTGGCGGGAGCGCCGCATGCGCTGGAGTTGCCCACGGACAAGCCTCGCCCAGCGGTGCTGAGTCACCACGGTGCCTCCGTCCCGGTGCATCTGCCGTTGGCGTTGAGCGAGGCGGTGGAGGCGCTGGCGCAGCGTGAAGGCGCCACGCCGTTCATGGTGCTGTTGGCCGCCTTCCAGTGCGTGCTGGCTCGTCACTCCGGGCAGGAGGACGTGCTGGTGGGCTCGCCCATCGCGGGCCGGCGTCATGCGCAGACGGAGGGCCTGATTGGCTTCTTCGTCAACACGCTGGTGCTGCGCGCGCGGCTGTCGCCGGGGCTGAGCTTCCGCCAGTTGTTGGCGCAAGTGCGCGACACCACCCTGGGCGCCTATGAGCATCAGGACCTGCCCTTTGAGCGGTTGGTGGAGGAACTTCAGCCCGCGCGCGACCTGGGCCGCGGTCCGCTGTTCCAGGTGCTGTTCGCCTTGCAGAACGCTCCGGACAGCGAGCTGTCACTGCCGGAGCTGACCATTCGAACCCTGGAGCCGACCCACGCGGTCACCAAGTTCGAGCTCGAGCTGTCGCTGACGCGGGCGCCGGATGGCTTCCGAGGAGACCTCATCTTCAGCACCGAGCTGTTCGAGCCTGCTCGGGTGGAGCGGCTGATCGCCCACATGGCGCTGGTGCTGGATGCCGCGGTGGCTTCGCCGGACCGCGCTACCTCCACCCTGCCCTTGCACACGGAGCTGGAGCGTCAGCGGTTGCTCGTGGAGTGGAGCGGCGCTGGCGGGCAGCGCCCCCGGCGCACGAGCGGCTGGGGCAGGACGCGCCACGACTCAGCGCCCTGA